The genomic window TGCTGCCCACCCCGGCCGAGCTCGACGAGTTCCTCCGCGACGGAGGCGACGCGAGCGCGGGCGCCGGCAGCGACCGCGATGCCCGATCGCTGGCTCGCCGCGAACGCGTGGTCGACGCGCTGCTCCGCAGGCCCGAGTTCCACGACTTCTGGGCCTTAAAGCTGGCCGACGTCCTCCGGTCCAACGGCCGGCTGATCAAGCCGAAGGGGGCCCTGGCCTACCATCGTTGGATCCGCGCCGCGCTCGAGCGGGACATGCCCATGGACGAGTTCGCCCGGGCGCTCCTGACCACCAACGGCTCGACCTACGCGCAGCCCGCCGCGAACTATTACAGGACCTGCCGCGAGCCGGAGGCGGCCGTCGAGGCCACGGCGCAGCTCTTCATGGGCGTCCGGATTGGGTGCGCCAAGTGCCACAATCACCCCTTCGAGCGGTGGACCCAGGACGACTATTACGGCTTCGCCGCGTTCTTCTCCCAGGTCGGGCGCAAGAAGGGCAACCAGCCGGAGGAGGAGGTCATCTTCTCGACCCAGGCCGGCGAGGTCCGCCAGCCGAGGACCGGCCGGGTCATGAAGCCCAAGGCCCTGGGAGGCCCCGTGCTCGATGGGGCCGGCCCGGATCGTCGCGTCCGCCTGGCGTCCTGGCTGACCGGCGCGGAGAACCCGTTCTTCGCCCGTTGCCTGGTGAACCGCGTCTGGTACCACCTGATGGGCCGCGGGATCGTCGAGCCCGTGGACGACTTCCGCGACTCCAACCCGCCCTCCAACGACGAGCTGCTCGACGGCCTGGCGCGGCGGTTCGTTCACGACGGGTACAGCCTGAAGCGGCTGATCCGCACCATCGTCCTGAGCCGGACCTACGCCCTGTCGTCGGGATCGACGCCGGGCAACGCCGACGACGAGGTCTACTTCTCCCACGCGGCGACCCGGATGCTGCCCGCCGAGGTCCTGCTGGACGCGATCTCCGCGGTGACCGGCACCGCCACGACCTTCGAGGGGCTGCCCCGGGGATCGAGGGCGGCCCAGATCCCCGACGGCAAGCTGGACAACCCGTTCCTCAAGACGTTCGGCCGCCCCGCCCGCGAGCTGACCTGCGAATGCGAGCGCGAGTGCGACCCGAACCTCTCCGAGGCCCTCCAGCTCATCGGCGGCGCCACGGTCAACGGCAAGCTGCACGACGACCACGGCCGGGTGGCGGGCCTGGCGGCGAGCGGCCTGCCGCCGGAGGACATCGCCCGGCAGCTCTACCGGGCGGCCCTGACCCGCGAACCCTCCCCCGGGGAGCTGGAGGCGGCCGTGCGGCACCTCAGGTCGGGAGCCGACCTCCGTCCCTCGATCGAGGACCTGGGGTGGGCCCTCATCAACTCCAAGGAGTTCCTCTTTCGCCATTGAGCCGTATCGGAGGGGCTCACGCCCTCGGCGAGGGGTGCATGGCAGGTGAGCAGGCCCATCCGGGCCACATGGCGGCCCAGGCAGCGCCCGGGCTCGCCGTCGCCGCGCGGTATAATGGTCGATGACTTTCCCGCCGGCTCCGACCGCGGCGACGCGTGCCGCCGGCCTCCATCCCTGGCCGAGGAACCGCGATGAGCGACCCATCGAGCGAGCGCGTGCTGGTCGTCCCCTCCGCCGAGCTGGATAAGCTCGGGAGGTTCCAGGGGTTCGACGGCGAGGCCGAGCGCTACCTCTCCGCCCTGCTCGTCCCCGAGCTGATGTCGTACCGGCCCAGGTCGGAGGTCGAGGTGGACCCCGGCTTCAAGCAGATCATCCCTTACGTCATCCTCCGGTCCGGGGACCTCGTCTTCTGCTACACGCGAGGGAAGTCGCAGGGCGAGTCCCGCCTCCACCGCATGCGGTCGATCGGCGTGGGGGGCCACGTCGCCGAGGAGGACGCCGACGGCGGTTGCACCCGCTCCGCCTACGAGCTGGCCATGCGGCGGGAGCTCGAGGAGGAGGTGGAGATCGCCGCCCCGGGCACGATGCGGCTGGTCGGGCTCATCAACGACGACTCCACGCCGGTGGGCTCGGTGCACCTCGGGGTCGTCCACGTGCTCGAGCTCGAGATGCCCAGCGTCCGCCCCCGCGAGGAGGGCCTCGCCGAGGCCGAGTTCGTCGCCATCGACGAGCTCAACGCCGGCGACTACGAGTTCGAGACTTGGTCACAGATCTGCATCGACGCGTTCCTGCGGCCCCGCCTGGAGTGAGGCCGGGCGGATCGTGGCCGCCTGGGTCGGCAGCGCCCCCTGGCGGGACGGGAGCGGCAGGGCCGGGCCCCGCCTCGAGAGCGCCACGCCGGGCTGGTGGCGGTCCAGCCATTCGAGCATGACGGGGAAGACCTCGCGGGGCGCGTGGACGCTCCAGGCGAGGTCGCAGTGGGCGTAGTCGGCGATGTGGCCGTTCGCCTTGCCGAAGACGTACATCGTCTTGTCGGGGCTGCTGAGGGCCTCGAACGTCATCCGCGTCGAGGGGACGTCGGAGATCAGGTCGGCCGCCCCGGCCACCAGAAGGGTGGGCGTCCGGATGTCCGGGAGCCGGGCGGCGTAGTCGATCCGGCCGTCCCCGGACAGCAGGTGCCCCTTCTTCAGATACGGCTCGAACTGGCGCAGCAGGCCCGGCCCGGGGTCCTCCAGCGTGTAGCCGTAGTAGCGCGAGATCGTCTTCGGGTCCACATTCTCCGCCGAGTAATAGAACTTGTTGATCCACTCCATGCCCGGCAGCTGGTGATAGGTCAGGGGGCGGCCCAGGCGGCCGGGGCTCGCCATGCAGAGCAGGGCGCGGATCGCCGCGTTCGCCCGGAGCATGTCGGTCTGCGGCGTCTTCGCCTGGATGATCGTCGCCCCCACGCCGATGAAGTTGGCGATCCGCTCCGGACGGCCGCTGAGCTCGAGGTACGGATACACGATCATCCCGCCCAGGCTGTGGCCGATCCAGTTGACCTGGTGGCGGCCGCTGTCCGCCTCGACGTAGTCGAGGATGGCCGGCATGTCGTAGCGGGCCAGGTCGTCGACGTTCCAGTCGCTCTCCCCGCGCTCGCGGAAGGGGGTCCCGCGGAGGAAGCGATTGACCCGGTCCTGGCGGCCCGGCCGCGCGTTCTCGCCGGAGGCGCGGATGTCGAAGACGTAGACCTCATAACCCTGGGACGTGAGCTGGGCCGGCAGATGGTCGTCCGTCAGGGTCCAGAATGTGGCGTTCAGCCCCATGCCGTGGCAGAGGATCACCGGGAGCTTATCGGGGTCGGGATTCTCGGGCCGGTAGTGACGGACGCCCAGCCGCCAGCCATCCTTGGTGTAGGCGTAGCCGTCGGTGCAAGGGCGGAGGTCCGGCGAGGGGGCCTTCGCCCGCATCGAGGCGCAGCCCGACATCCCGAGGGCGATCACGAGCCATAGGGCGGTCAGTCCCCCGGCGCACCGGTTCATGGGATGGGCGGATCCTTCCGGCCAACGACAAAGCCGCGGTCGTCCTGACCTTGCGGCGGAGCGAATCTTAAGCGCGGAGGCGAATTCTGGGAATGCGAGCTAGCCCCTCGCCCGCACCGCCCGTCTCAGCATCGCCCGGGAGCCCGCCTCGGCTTGAGTCTTTGGACGGGAGCCGACGCCCGAGGCGGGGTCCAACCGCCGACCCCTCCGCCCTGCGAATCGACGGCACCTTGCCCCTTTCCCCTTGTTTCCCCCGCCCGTCCCACCGAAGATCAGGGCCATCGGCGCCGAAGGGAGCCGGCACGCTCGGGACCGTCACGGACGCAACCAGGTCGCTTCGTCGGGGAGGCTTGCATCCATGCCCTTCGGATTCTGGGGTGTCGTCGGGATCGTCGCGCTGGTCGTCGTCTTCGCCCTGATCTGGGTGGCCGGGGCGTACAACTCGCTCGTGGCCCTGCGTAACCGGTTCCGGACCGCCTTCAGCCAGATCGACGTCCAGCTCAAGCGCCGGCACGACCTCATCCCGAACCTGGTGGAGACGGTCCGGGGCTATCTCGCCCACGAGAAGGGGACGCTGGAGGCCGTGACCGAGGCCCGCAACAGGGCGGTCTCGGCGGTGCAGTCCGCGGCGGCGAATCCCTCCAGCGCGTCCGCGATGGCGGGCCTGGCCGCCGCCGAGAGCCAGCTCACCGGCTCGCTCGGCCGCCTCTTCGCCGTGGCCGAGGCCTACCCCGACCTGAAGGCCAATCAGAACATGGTGGCCCTCCAGCAGGAGCTCGCCGCGACCGAGAACCAGATCGCCGCGGCCCGGCAGGTGTTCAATGCGTCGGTCATGAACTACAACACGACCCTGCAGAGCTTCCCGACGAACCTCGTGGCCAATGCCATGGGCTTCGCCCCGGCCCAGCTCTTCGAGCTCGAGAGCG from Aquisphaera giovannonii includes these protein-coding regions:
- a CDS encoding LemA family protein translates to MPFGFWGVVGIVALVVVFALIWVAGAYNSLVALRNRFRTAFSQIDVQLKRRHDLIPNLVETVRGYLAHEKGTLEAVTEARNRAVSAVQSAAANPSSASAMAGLAAAESQLTGSLGRLFAVAEAYPDLKANQNMVALQQELAATENQIAAARQVFNASVMNYNTTLQSFPTNLVANAMGFAPAQLFELESDKERQVPQVSF
- a CDS encoding alpha/beta hydrolase; its protein translation is MNRCAGGLTALWLVIALGMSGCASMRAKAPSPDLRPCTDGYAYTKDGWRLGVRHYRPENPDPDKLPVILCHGMGLNATFWTLTDDHLPAQLTSQGYEVYVFDIRASGENARPGRQDRVNRFLRGTPFRERGESDWNVDDLARYDMPAILDYVEADSGRHQVNWIGHSLGGMIVYPYLELSGRPERIANFIGVGATIIQAKTPQTDMLRANAAIRALLCMASPGRLGRPLTYHQLPGMEWINKFYYSAENVDPKTISRYYGYTLEDPGPGLLRQFEPYLKKGHLLSGDGRIDYAARLPDIRTPTLLVAGAADLISDVPSTRMTFEALSSPDKTMYVFGKANGHIADYAHCDLAWSVHAPREVFPVMLEWLDRHQPGVALSRRGPALPLPSRQGALPTQAATIRPASLQAGPQERVDADL
- a CDS encoding DUF1553 domain-containing protein; translation: MRSRRGEGLVAGPAAWWIAGSLLIPALAGGAAPGRPSGPSTVVMEPVVAPLVGRHASAQMILTEGRPDGSSRDLTREASWTSLDPTVAAVSPRGLVSPRGNGKATIVARAGSSEVRGVVAVRGMDAPAPVSFRRDVIPAFSQAGCNTGSCHGTPTGKGGFRLSLRGYLPDEDFLTLTREASGRRINATAPDDSLLLRKPLGEIPHEGGLRFDRRSEGFELVRAWIAEGAHDVAASPAPAKLEIVPGPRVLVEPADSQQIAVRLRHDDGSVRDVTTLCYFDSSNAAIAEVNPEGLVRFRARGEVAIIAHYLSLVANVRLTHLVRMPGFAAAPVAEDDVVDHAVFSKLNRMQIPPSPPCTDGEFLRRAYLDVIGVLPTPAELDEFLRDGGDASAGAGSDRDARSLARRERVVDALLRRPEFHDFWALKLADVLRSNGRLIKPKGALAYHRWIRAALERDMPMDEFARALLTTNGSTYAQPAANYYRTCREPEAAVEATAQLFMGVRIGCAKCHNHPFERWTQDDYYGFAAFFSQVGRKKGNQPEEEVIFSTQAGEVRQPRTGRVMKPKALGGPVLDGAGPDRRVRLASWLTGAENPFFARCLVNRVWYHLMGRGIVEPVDDFRDSNPPSNDELLDGLARRFVHDGYSLKRLIRTIVLSRTYALSSGSTPGNADDEVYFSHAATRMLPAEVLLDAISAVTGTATTFEGLPRGSRAAQIPDGKLDNPFLKTFGRPARELTCECERECDPNLSEALQLIGGATVNGKLHDDHGRVAGLAASGLPPEDIARQLYRAALTREPSPGELEAAVRHLRSGADLRPSIEDLGWALINSKEFLFRH
- a CDS encoding phosphoesterase, yielding MSDPSSERVLVVPSAELDKLGRFQGFDGEAERYLSALLVPELMSYRPRSEVEVDPGFKQIIPYVILRSGDLVFCYTRGKSQGESRLHRMRSIGVGGHVAEEDADGGCTRSAYELAMRRELEEEVEIAAPGTMRLVGLINDDSTPVGSVHLGVVHVLELEMPSVRPREEGLAEAEFVAIDELNAGDYEFETWSQICIDAFLRPRLE